The Pyrenophora tritici-repentis strain M4 chromosome 2, whole genome shotgun sequence genome window below encodes:
- a CDS encoding UhpC, Sugar phosphate permease → MSVPEKYIIKSGDTSPSPQNSDIEIGTVEEPTSNGDEALNFLKNAHDVGELTPEGERRLLRKIDWMIMPLMWCCYCLQYLDKTLVNYAAVMGLYDDANITTDQFSNLALFFYVSYLIVEFPHGYGMQRFPTAKYLGTAVIFWGLITALTCVCKNYGALVATRVLLGCFESAVAPSLILITSMWYKKNEQPLRTGIWYLGTGTGTMIGSLISFGFQHYSSDTFTSWQIMFLVVGVVTIAVGITVLFVLPDNPMSSRLTPSEKVWAIERLRENQTGIENTHFKFYQVVECFKDPQTWMLSLITISSNVPNGAVSSFQSTLIKSFGFDSKTTALLQLPSGCVSIISILIATYLAGRFDQRGLNVVSLLIPGALGGCLMAFLPGDAKAGKLIGNYLTNCIGASLPLLYSWVAANIAGHTKKVTMNAILLMSFCLGNIIGPLTFRQEDKPEFIPAKITIVVTCAFAAGMAILLRAYYTWENKKRDREETVGHLENEEFLDLTDRENRRFRYRL, encoded by the exons ATGAGCGTACCTGAGAAGTATATTATCAAATCGGGAGACACTTCTCCGTCGCCACAAAACTCGGATATCGAGATTGGCACTGTCGAAGAACCTACTAGCAACGGAGATGAAGCACTGAACTTTCTCAAGAATGCACACGACGTGGGCGAACTTACGCCAGAGGGCGAAAGAAGGTTACTACGAAAGATTGATTGGATGATAATGCCGTTGATGTGGTGCTGTTACTGCTTGCAGTATCTGGACAAAACATTGG TCAACTACGCAGCAGTCATGGGTCTCTATGACGACGCAAACATAACCACCGACCAGTTTTCCAACCTCGccctcttcttctacgtCTCCTACCTTATCGTAGAGTTCCCTCACGGCTACGGCATGCAACGTTTTCCCACAGCCAAGTACCTCGGAACAGCTGTAATTTTCTGGGGCTTGATAACAGCTCTGACCTGCGTCTGCAAAAACTATGGCGCCTTGGTAGCAACTCGAGTGCTACTGGGTTGCTTTGAATCGGCCGTAGCACCGAGCTTGATTCTGATAACGTCCATGTGGTACAAGAAAAATGAACAACCGCTACGCACTGGTATCTGGTATCTAGGTACTGGTACAGGAACGATGATCGGAAGTTTGATTAGTTTTGGGTTCCAGCATTACAGCAGTGATACGTTCACCAGCTGGCAAATCATGTTTCTCGTCGTTGGTGTCGTTACAATAGCTGTCGGCATAACTG TCTTATTCGTCCTCCCCGATAACCCCATGTCCTCGCGCCTGACGCCATCCGAAAAAGTGTGGGCCATCGAGCGCCTCCGCGAGAACCAGACTGGAATTGAAAACACACACTTCAAATTCTATCAAGTGGTCGAATGCTTTAAAGACCCGCAGACGTGGATGCTATCTCTCATCACTATATCATCAAATGTGCCCAACGGCGCTGTATCCTCGTTTCAGTCGACGCTCATCAAGTCCTTTGGCTTTGACTCCAAAACCACAGCTCTCCTACAATTACCTTCAGGCTGCGTCAGTATCATCTCAATCCTCATCGCAACATACCTAGCCGGCCGCTTTGACCAACGCGGCCTGAACGTCGTGTCCCTCTTAATCCCCGGCGCCCTCGGCGGTTGCCTCATGGCCTTCCTCCCCGGCGACGCCAAAGCCGGAAAGCTAATCGGAAACTACCTCACCAACTGCATCGGCGCCAGTTTACCTCTACTCTACTCATGGGTCGCAGCCAACATCGCTGGCCACACGAAGAAAGTCACTATGAACGCTATACTGCTCATGTCATTTTGTCTAGGTAATATCATCGGTCCGTTGACGTTTAGGCAAGAGGATAAACCGGAGTTTATCCCTGCTAAGATTACTATCGTTGTCACGTGTGCGTTTGCGGCGGGTATGGCGATACTGCTGCGCGCGTATTATACGTGGGAGAATAAGAAGAGGGATAGAGAAGAGACGGTGGGGCATTTGGAGAATGAGGAGTTTTTGGATTTGACGGATCGTGAAAATAGGAGGTTTAGGTACCGTTTGTAG
- a CDS encoding Histone acetyltransferase complex SAGA-ADA, subunit ADA2: MGVIKKKTGTRGTEGGTKYVCDVCSSDITSTVRIRCAEDICHEYDLCVPCFSDGKATRDHQPAKHKFKVIEQHSIPIYTEDWGADEELALLEGAETYGLGSWADIADHIGGYRDKDEVREHYINTYLNSPSFPLPEHCSKDDTELSTRIPRHEFQARKKRRIEKKKEEAAAREPDAPKQKPTASVPACHEVQGYMPGRLEFETEYFNEAEEAVQHMQFDPGDGINPRTGEIEPEMELKMTIMEIYNSRLDARVERKKIIFEHQLLEYRKNQLADKKRTKEEKDLMNKAKPFARMMKHSDFEQFCKDLEYEHNLRQAISQLQEWRNMQITSLKAGEKYEQEKQQRQTRPPPIGQFDRLASNRITKPQPPFEQPSAATALLAQELPLHIKQSSGLTTPPPDRTANGVNGLANPQQAKSKFVVKPLPNTVPLKFSKQALADASLLHPEEKELCSVLRIMPKPYMSLKEKILHAAYVNAGVLKKKTAREICNIDAAKAGQIYELMVHSGWIARG; the protein is encoded by the exons ATGGGAGTCatcaagaagaagacgggTACCCGGGGCACAGAAGGCGGCACTAAGTATGTCTGTGATGTCTGCTCATCCGATATCACGTCGACG GTCCGCATACGCTGCGCCGAAGACATCTGTCACGAATATGACCTGTGCGTGCCTTGCTTCTCCGACGGCAAGGCCACACGGGACCACCAGCCCGCCAAACACAAGTTCAAGGTCATCGAGCAGCATTCGATACCCATCTACACCGAGGACTGGGGCGCCGACGAGGAGCTGGCCTTGTTGGAGGGTGCTGAGACGTATGGTCTAGGATCATGGGCAGACATCGCCGATCACATTGGCGGCTACCGGGACAAGGATGAGGTGCGCGAGCACTACATCAACACATATCTGAATAGCCCCAGCTTTCCTCTACCGGAGCACTGCAGCAAGGATGATACCGAGCTCAGCACTCGGATACCGCGCCATGAGTTCCAGGCTAGGAAGAAACGGAGGAttgagaagaagaaggaggaagCTGCAGCACGTGAACCGGATGCTCCTAAGCAGAAGCCTACGGCTAGTGTCCCAGCATGTCACGAGGTCCAAGGCTACATGCCAGGTCGTCTGGAGTTCGAGACAGAGTACTTCAACGAAGCCGAAGAAGCGGTCCAGCACATGCAGTTCGATCCTGGCGACGGCATCAACCCTAGGACTGGCGAAATAGAACCCGAGATGGAGCTTAAGATGACTATTATGGAAATCTACAATTCCCGCCTAGACGCCCGAGTAGAACGAAAGAAGATCATTTTCGAGCATCAACTACTCGAGTACCGCAAGAACCAATTGGCCGACAAGAAACGAacaaaagaagaaaaggACCTCATGAACAAGGCCAAGCCTTTTGCGAGGATGATGAAGCATAGTGACTTTGAGCAGTTCTGTAAGGACCTGGAATACGAGCATAACCTGCGACAGGCCATTTCACAGCTGCAGGAGTGGAGGAACATGCAGATAACCAGTCTCAAGGCTGGCGAAAAGTACGAGCAAGAGAAGCAACAGCGGCAAACTAGGCCACCACCAATTGGACAGTTCGACCGCCTGGCATCCAACAGAATCACGAAACCGCAGCCGCCGTTCGAACAGCCTTCGGCAGCCACGGCATTGCTTGCACAGGAGCTCCCACTGCACATCAAGCAAAGCAGTGGGCTTACCACGCCACCCCCAGACCGTACTGCCAATGGTGTCAATGGTCTTGCTAACCCACAACAAGCCAAGTCTAAGTTTGTGGTGAAGCCGCTCCCCAACACAGTGCCTTTGAAGTTCAGCAAACAGGCACTGGCGGATGCCAGCCTGCTCCACCCAGAAGAGAAAGAGCTCTGTTCGGTACTGCGCATAATGCCGAAGCCATACATGTCGCTCAAGGAAAAGATACTCCACGCGGCCTATGTCAATGCCGGTGTTCTTAAGAAGAAGACGGCTAGAGAGATCTGCAACATAGACGCAGCCAAGGCTGGACAAATATACGAACTTATGGTGCACAGCGGATGGATAGCGAGGGGCTAG
- a CDS encoding DUF3176 multi-domain protein — translation MEASQPPPSRPLLSQRNDRTNSRAKEPCVETKESPEQSKGCLPSFLGTMAAIPRGIGRGWTRFSNGSSRMWKKGWTAETFSCIFALLALLGLVATLLAHQDKPLPDWPQIVGINSIVSIFSMLIRAGVGMVLAEGISQSKWQWFRTARTLGDMEKFDSASRGAWGSVLLLFGFRIKKPYFIASMGAFITIMAAFTGFAAQQLIIFQDCQRPDNSAPVGIRRSNYFNAVGDRLGSQLYDEFLPMAVAMDIGMLQPVEDRTQALSYGCTTGNCTFPASDGPAYSTIAIGHTCDDVTSQVQEIPLTRNHDYAYAGTKIMSEPYENGTTSNPSNTTSMVEGYFNTTLPNGTYVWNIGLSLPLGDDQYSTDPLKFAMFGWPGALVTGVSMMGYNGTLGSVKMIYRPEFNNYTYYKAVSCDLYPTVNTYAVRYHNGVLQETLLSSDRMGQDIAFGKGTIFRLATKQTIRNGTLTDCTPRSTPAPNYEGVARANVATAPINASFSALEGTPAMEVVFYPVDCVYAFSRASATGINRHLETAFQEQWLTKPAYSFNTSAALRRLYNDREMNLQSVDSFMQNLTTSMTTVLRVHGEKNFSQPALGTVWFSTTCIYVNWKWTAFPAVMIALSAVFLVLVAVESRGVESERLWKSSILAMLFCEMDEGVLREARDGGRRRVAEVAAKEKVKLGEGTEGLRLVGVDG, via the exons ATGGAAGCCTCACAACCACCACCCTCAAGACCGCTGCTCAGCCAGCGTAACGACAGAACAAACAGCCGCGCAAAGGAACCCTGTGTAGAAACTAAGGAATCCCCCGAGCAATCCAAAGGATGTCTTCCATCGTTCTTGGGCACTATGGCCGCCATTCCCCGCGGCATCGGTCGTGGCTGGACGCGCTTTTCCAACGGTTCATCGCGGATGTGGAAGAAAGGTTGGACGGCGGAAACGTTTAGTTGTATTTTTGCCTTGTTGGCGCTGCTGGGACTTGTGGCTACGCTTCTGGCGCATCAAGATAAGCCGTTACCGGACTGGCCACAGATTGTTGGCATCAACTCTATCGTTTCCATCTTCTCGATGTTGATTAGAGCGGGGGTAGGTATGGTGCTTGCTGAAG GAATCAGCCAGTCTAAATGGCAGTGGTTTCGTACAGCACGGACGCTGGGAGATATGGAGAAGTTTGATTCTGCTAGTCGTGGTGCTTGGGGATCTGTCCTGTTGCTCTTCGGGTTCCGGATCAAGAAGCCATACTTTATCGCATCAATGGGCGCCTTCATCACCATCATGGCCGCCTTTACTGGATTTGCAGCTCAACAACTCATCATATTCCAAGACTGTCAGCGACCCGACAACTCAGCTCCAGTAGGAATACGTCGATCCAACTACTTCAATGCAGTTGGAGATAGGTTGGGGTCACAGTTGTACGATGAGTTTCTGCCCATGGCTGTGGCAATGGATATTGGTATGCTCCAACCCGTCGAAGATCGCACACAGGCTCTCTCGTATGGATGCACTACTGGTAATTGCACTTTCCCAGCATCTGATGGGCCGGCATATTCGACTATTGCAATCGGTCACACGTGCGACGATGTCACTTCCCAAGTACAAGAAATACCCTTGACCAGAAACCACGATTATGCCTACGCTGGAACCAAAATAATGAGCGAACCATATGAGAACGGGACTACGAGTAATCCCAGTAACACGACCAGCATGGTCGAGGGATATTTCAATACCACACTCCCAAACGGCACCTACGTCTGGAACATTGGCCTGTCCCTCCCCCTGGGCGACGACCAATACTCTACCGACCCGCTGAAATTTGCCATGTTTGGCTGGCCAGGCGCACTCGTGACCGGCGTATCAATGATGGGATACAACGGTACCCTAGGCAGTGTGAAAATGATCTATCGCCCCGAATTCAACAACTACACCTACTATAAAGCAGTCAGCTGCGACCTCTACCCCACCGTCAACACCTACGCTGTCCGCTACCACAACGGCGTTCTTCAAGAGACGCTCCTCAGCAGCGATCGAATGGGCCAAGACATAGCATTCGGCAAGGGAACCATCTTCCGCCTCGCAACAAAGCAAACCATACGCAACGGCACCCTAACCGACTGCACCCCACGCAGCACCCCCGCTCCAAACTACGAAGGCGTCGCCAGAGCAAACGTTGCCACCGCCCCTATAAACGCCAGTTTTTCAGCTCTAGAAGGAACACCAGCAATGGAAGTAGTTTTCTACCCCGTCGACTGCGTCTACGCCTTCTCCCGTGCTTCCGCCACAGGCATCAACAGACACCTCGAAACGGCATTTCAAGAGCAATGGCTCACGAAGCCCGCGTATTCCTTCAACACTTCTGCCGCACTGCGCAGACTCTACAATGACCGCGAGATGAACTTGCAGTCTGTGGATTCCTTCATGCAAAATCTCACTACTTCTATGACGACTGTGCTGCGCGTGCATGGCGAGAAGAACTTTAGTCAGCCTGCGCTTGGTACCGTGTGGTTTAGTACGACGTGTATTTATGTGAATTGGAAGTGGACGGCTTTTCCCGCGGTAATGATTGCGCTCTCGGCTGTGTTTTTGGTCCTGGTGGCTGTAGAGAGTCGCGGAGTGGAGAGTGAGAGGTTGTGGAAGAGTAGTATCTTGGCGATGCTGTTTTGCGAGATGGATGAGGGGGTGTTGAGAGAGGCGAGGGATGGGGGGAGGAGGCGGGTGGCGGAGGTGGCGGCGAAGGAGAAGGTGAAATTGGGCGAGGGGACGGAGGGGTTGAGATTGGTGGGTGTTGATGGGTAG
- a CDS encoding BetA, Choline dehydrogenase and related flavoprotein, with protein sequence MGIYNKLADDINEVDIIIAGGGTAGCIIAGRLAEEDPSLSILVIEGGANNKDVAHIVNPVFYLQNLLPTTKTALFYKSNKSKQLADRESIVPSGGTLGGGSSINFMMYTRAQRSDFDSWNTPGWSADEMWPFLKRLETYHGPGNKEHHGYDGPIHISDGGYRAKAAEDDFIRAAGDMGIREIEDLQTLDENDGLQRWLRYVSPDGKRQDTAHRYLHPKLEDEQKYSNLHVLVESKVVRVLFDDKKRACGVEYTPNPEFQATIGLTMHPVKTVKARKLVVVTCGACGTPPVLERSGVGPKDILDRAGVPVVEDLPGVGKDYQDHHLVLCPYKTSLDTTQTIDAILSGRADVPGMLARKDPMLGWNAIDICSKIRPTVPEIAALGPEFQAAWDRDFADKPNRPLMLCGVVSCFLGDPASIPEGQYVTSGMYTAYPYSRGHMHITGPKHDDPLDFDVGFFTDKHDIDLKKHMWAYKKQREILRRTNYFRGELAAGHPKFAKDSPAAVQEEVAGPVAKDAKDIVYNEEDDKAIEQWIRENVQTTWHSLGTCKMAEREKDGVVDGKLNVYGVTGLKIADLSIPPENVGGNTNNTALVIGEKAADIIINELRGGAGTP encoded by the exons ATGGGTATCTACAACAAGCTCGCAGATGATATCAATGAGGTTGATATCATCATCGCTGGAG GCGGAACTGCAGGATGCATAATAGCCGGTCGTCTGGCAGAAGAAGACCCATCCTTATCCATCCTCGTAATTGAAGGTGGTGCAAACAACAAGGATGTTGCACACATCGTCAACCCCGTCTTCTACCTACAGAATCTACTCCCCACCACTAAGACCGCCTTGTTCTACAAGAGCAACAAGTCCAAGCAACTCGCGGATCGGGAGTCCATCGTTCCATCCGGTGGCACACTTGGAGGGGGTAGTTCAATCAACTTCATGATGTACACACGAGCACAACGCTCAGACTTTGACTCTTGGAACACACCCGGCTGGTCAGCAGATGAAATGTGGCCATTCCTAAAGCGACTGGAAACATACCACGGCCCTGGAAACAAGGAACACCACGGATACGACGGGCCCATCCATATATCCGATGGCGGCTACCGGGCCAAAGCAGCAGAAGACGACTTCATCCGCGCAGCCGGAGATATGGGTATTCGCGAGATTGAAGATCTCCAAACCCTCGATGAAAACGACGGTCTCCAACGATGGCTCCGCTACGTCTCCCCAGACGGCAAACGCCAGGATACAGCCCACCGGTACCTGCACCCCAAGCTAGAAGATGAACAAAAATACTCCAACCTCCATGTGCTCGTCGAATCAAAAGTCGTCCGCGTCCTCTTTGACGACAAGAAACGCGCTTGTGGCGTGGAGTACACACCAAACCCCGAGTTCCAAGCCACTATCGGCCTAACCATGCACCCCGTGAAGACGGTAAAAGCTCGCAAATTAGTCGTCGTTACATGTGGCGCATGCGGTACACCCCCCGTGCTCGAGCGCTCAGGCGTAGGTCCAAAAGATATCCTGGACCGCGCCGGCGTGCCCGTCGTCGAAGATCTCCCCGGTGTAGGGAAAGACTATCAAGACCACCACCTGGTTCTGTGCCCCTACAAAACCTCCCTAGATACCACCCAAACAATCGACGCCATTCTCTCGGGCCGCGCCGATGTGCCCGGCATGCTAGCACGCAAAGACCCCATGCTCGGCTGGAACGCCATCGACATTTGCTCCAAGATCCGTCCCACGGTCCCCGAAATCGCCGCCTTGGGCCCAGAGTTCCAGGCTGCGTGGGACCGCGATTTCGCCGACAAACCAAACAGACCGCTTATGCTGTGCGGTGTTGTGAGCTGCTTTTTGGGTGACCCGGCCAGTATACCAGAGGGCCAGTACGTGACATCAGGCATGTATACCGCGTACCCGTACTCGCGTGGCCACATGCACATCACAGGCCCCAAGCACGACGACCCGCTTGATTTCGACGTCGGATTCTTCACAGACAAGCACGACATCGACCTCAAGAAGCATATGTGGGCGTacaagaagcagcgcgagaTTCTGCGGCGGACAAACTACTTCCGCGGTGAGTTAGCGGCTGGACACCCCAAGTTCGCTAAAGACTCGCCCGCAGCGGTGCAGGAGGAAGTTGCGGGCCCTGTAGCAAAGGATGCAAAGGATATTGTGTACAATGAAGAGGATGATAAGGCGATTGAACAGTGGATTAGGGAGAATGTGCAGACGACTTGGCATTCGCTTGGTACGTGCAAGATGGCGGAGCGGGAGAAGGATGGTGTTGTGGACGGCAAGTTGAATGTATATGGTGTGACTGGGTTGAAGATTGCCGATCTCAGTATCCCACCGGAGAATGTGGGTGGCAATACGAATAATACGGCGTTGGTGATTGGGGAGAAGGCGGCGGATATCATCATCAATGAGCTAAGGGGTGGAGCGGGGACGCCATAG
- a CDS encoding CAP10 domain containing protein: protein MKSSAKTPSSGLAWATTPFAIFSYFSKTTRGRFLLCIIIFWPMLSLVHHTSLNDHILSWPYTPTDTPYHPIEQLIQKAKADFGRLVARQSKTLQTAEAEYRRRYSREPPPGFDKWFLYAQSKQSIFIDEFDMINEDLKPFWKVTPQRLLESVNHVTSVEELALRKCGFTNGQYHGQGGGWIVEDLGKLLAEVSSDLPDVEFAFDVVDEPRVVITQKKLDAGGISKPGFQDAQHKSIWDRITSSCSPGSTINYKPAVHDYGLPFVQDWYHAKDVCVHPEFALEHGFFSSPMTCLLTDAPIPVLSQAAPTSFGDIMYPSPWYTAKMNQGVYKDEEDPSWEQKANTLYWAGSTTGSYSWNSSWEHSHRQRFVKLVQTLNQTNHLYLKQLHRGRWASYKAIEDHSELFDVKLTAIIQCDSADCEEQNQFFTLGEKEDRSQQFHSKFVFDTDGNSFSGRFYTLLQSRSVVLKQTVLREWHDERLIPWVHYIPVSLSMEELPEIMRYLTRHEDGMRRAKEIADASREWHGRVLRREDFTIYLYRLMLELARVMDPGREVEG, encoded by the coding sequence ATGAAATCCTCAGCCAAAACACCATCCAGTGGCCTGGCTTGGGCGACAACGCCGTTTGCGATCTTTTCCTATTTTTCCAAGACCACGAGAGGTCGATTCTTGCTGTGCATCATTATTTTCTGGCCTATGCTGTCGCTTGTACACCACACATCTTTGAATGACCACATACTCTCCTGGCCATATACACCAACTGATACCCCTTACCACCCCATTGAACAACTCATTCAAAAGGCTAAGGCTGATTTTGGACGCCTAGTCGCGCGGCAGTCCAAAACACTCCAGACCGCCGAGGCAGAGTACCGCAGGCGATACTCCCGAGAACCACCTCCAGGCTTCGACAAATGGTTCCTCTACGCACAGTCTAAGCAGTCCATTTTTATCGATGAGTTCGACATGATCAACGAAGATCTGAAGCCGTTCTGGAAGGTCACTCCACAGCGCTTACTCGAGAGCGTCAACCATGTGACGAGTGTTGAAGAACTTGCTCTGCGCAAGTGCGGCTTTACCAACGGGCAATACCACGGTCAAGGTGGGGGTTGGATTGTTGAAGATCTTGGAAAACTTCTTGCAGAAGTATCATCCGATCTCCCTGACGTGGAGTTCGCTTTTGATGTCGTGGACGAGCCCAGGGTTGTTATCACGCAAAAAAAGCTCGATGCGGGCGGTATATCAAAACCAGGGTTTCAAGACGCACAACACAAGTCCATATGGGATCGTATCACGAGCTCCTGTTCACCCGGCTCTACCATCAATTACAAGCCTGCTGTTCACGACTACGGTCTTCCGTTCGTACAAGATTGGTACCACGCAAAGGATGTTTGCGTGCACCCTGAGTTTGCACTCGAACATGGTTTCTTCTCTTCGCCCATGACCTGCCTACTTACAGATGCTCCTATACCCGTCCTTTCCCAGGCAGCACCCACATCGTTCGGCGACATCATGTACCCGAGCCCGTGGTACACCGCTAAAATGAACCAAGGGGTCTATAAGGACGAGGAAGACCCCTCTTGGGAACAGAAGGCCAACACGCTATACTGGGCCGGTAGCACAACAGGTAGCTACAGCTGGAACAGTAGTTGGGAACATTCACACCGCCAACGCTTCGTCAAGCTAGTGCAAACGCTCAACCAAACCAACCACCTGTACCTCAAACAACTCCACCGCGGAAGATGGGCAAGCTACAAAGCCATCGAAGACCATAGCGAATTATTCGACGTCAAACTCACCGCTATAATACAATGCGACAGCGCCGACTGCGAAGAGCAAAACCAATTCTTCACTCTCGGCGAGAAAGAAGACCGAAGCCAACAATTCCACTCCAAATTCGTCTTCGACACCGACGGCAACTCGTTCAGCGGCCGCTTCTACACGCTCCTGCAATCACGCAGCGTTGTGCTCAAGCAAACTGTCTTGCGCGAGTGGCATGATGAGCGGCTTATACCATGGGTGCATTACATTCCTGTGAGCTTGTCCATGGAGGAGTTACCGGAGATTATGCGGTATTTGACGAGGCATGAAGATGGGATGCGGAGGGCGAAGGAAATTGCAGACGCGAGTCGAGAGTGGCATGGGCGGGTGTTGAGGAGAGAGGATTTCACGATATATTTGTATCGGCTTATGCTTGAGTTGGCTAGAGTGATGGATCCGGGAAGGGAGGTGGAGGGGTAG
- a CDS encoding tetratricopeptide repeat family protein gives MSQNVDSVFAEAVAYQSALECQDEDIKIIKGNRAVAGLVDSRRANFHPLVSFNLRLLALDGGGVRGLSALMILEQRRCTNEALQRYEEALGSEDILTLETMGCLGMIYVNQGMLTEAECTIKRAAEGLSEMLAPKSAPVLRVGGILSMLYNKQGNLGDAEYSFKQVSQRMEETLGPKHVSTLLASNNLGILYKN, from the coding sequence ATGTCTCAAAACGTTGACTCTGTATTTGCAGAGGCAGTTGCCTACCAATCAGCGCTCGAATGTCAAGACGAAGATATAAAGATCATAAAGGGGAATCGAGCGGTGGCTGGATTGGTGGATTCTCGGAGAGCCAACTTTCATCCGCTCGTGTCATTCAACCTCCGCCTGCTTGCCCTCGACGGCGGCGGCGTGCGCGGCCTGTCCGCCTTGATGATCCTCGAACAGCGTCGATGCACCAATGAGGCGTTGCAAAGGTACGAGGAGGCACTAGGATCAGAAGACATATTGACTTTGGAGACGATGGGCTGTCTGGGCATGATTTACGTCAACCAAGGCATGCTGACGGAGGCGGAGTGTACGATCAAGAGAGCAGCTGAGGGGTTGAGCGAGATGCTAGCACCGAAGTCTGCACCAGTATTGCGGGTGGGTGGTATTCTAAGCATGTTGTATAATAAACAGGGCAATTTGGGGGACGCAGAATATTCTTTTAAGCAAGTATCGCAAAGGATGGAGGAGACACTTGGGCCTAAGCACGTGTCAACGTTGTTGGCATCCAACAACTTGGGTATTCTTTACAAGAATTAA